The window CGATCGTTCTTTTTAGCTTGTTTATTCACTTCTTTCGCCAGTCTAGGCGAGTCCACACTGTGAATTAAATGAACGTATGGCGCCATATACTTGACTTTATTACGCTGCGTGTGACCTATCATGTGCCAATGAATGTCTTTGGGCAGCGTTTCCCATTTCTCGGTCATTTCCTGAATCTTATTTTCACCCAGGTGCCGCTGGCCCGCATCATAAGCCTCTTGCAAGTCGCTGTTAGGCTTTGTTTTACTGACGGCTACTAGAGTGGCTTGTGGCTCTACGCTTTCGCGAAAGCGAACTATTTGATCTGCTATTTTACTCATTTTCAAATTCGTAAATGATGAATCCGCTGGGTAATTTAGGGCGGATGTAAGTGCTTTTAGGGGGCATTTTAAGGTCTGCGTCTGCGATGGACTTCATTTGATCTACAGTAGCCGGGAAAAGTCCAAAACCGACTGCGTAAGCTCCTTTGTCGATTTTACTTTTCATAACTAATAGGTCTGACTTTCCATAACTATAATCGATGCGATTGTCGTTGCGTAAATCTTCAATACCTAAAATGGGTTTTAGAATCAAATCATAGAGCATTTGTGTATCGAGATCGTCGAGCGGCGTTTCTATTTTATGGATGTCCTTGCGCAGGTACAAGCTATAGAACTCCCCATCCAGATACATGCAGAAATGGTGCTTTTTAGATGGTTTGTAAATTTCCAAGTCATGATTTTTAATTCTAAAATGCTGATCGAGCTGGATTAAAAATGCCTCTTTAGAAAGTCCGTTAAGGTCTGTCACCATCCGGTTGAATTCATAGATGTTGAGTTGGCTTTCAGCAATAAGAAAACTCATAAAGTAATTGTAGCTCTCGTGTTGATCGCCCATTTCTTGTGAAAGCAAATGAGAGCTCGCACTGCGGTGGTGACCATCTGCGATATATAGCTCAGACTTCTCAGCAAATCGCTTCTCAATCATGCTGCAAATCGCTGGATCAGTGACTGCCCATATTTTATGCCTGTTAGAATCTGTAGTGGCAAAATCGTAAACTGGAAAAGTATCTTTGACTTGAGCGATGATCCTATTGACTTCTGCATCATCTTGATAGGTGAGCAAAACAGGCTCTGCATTGAAGCCTACAATTTTAAGATAATCCTTAAAAAGAATCTCGCGATGACTAAGGGTGTCCTCGTGTTTCTTGATTTTGTTATCTGCATAGTCTACAACGCTGGTCCCAGCGATAATACCCGTATAGCTGTGATGCGGGTCTGTATTCTCATAGATATAAAATGCAGGTTGTTCTTCCTGCATCAAATAACCTTCTTCCTTAAACTCTAGAAACCGGTTGCGTACTAGGTTGAAACGTTCCTCACCCGTAATCTCATGGCTGAACTTGTAACCCGGATTTAGAATTTGCAGAAAACTAAAGGGATTGTACTTGAGCTGCATCTCCAATTCTTCCACAGAGTAATCCTGATAACTGCGCGATATCAAGTGCGCTGCCTTGTCAGGAGTGGATCTGGTGGCTTTAAAGGGTTTTACTGTTGGCATTTAATTATCGATTTATACTTCAAAAATTGAAAAGCAGTTTACCATGGTTGGTTCCTGAAGAAACTATTTTTTAAAGCATTTTAGTAATTATAATTTGTCTTCTTTTTTCAATAGACCCATCAATTTCCTTAGAGGTAAATATGACTTTGTAAAGATCGTACTCATTCAAGTTTAATATTTCTTGATTTACTACACGCTCTATTTCATCAGCCAAACTCTGCGTTTTTTGCTCTTCACCTATATTAAGGTTCGGATCGTTTATCTGTATAGTAAAGCCTAAAAAGGATTTTCCATTTTTTGTTCCTGACTCAAAACCAATATTAACATCCTCAACTTGAACGATTTTTTCAACTTTAGATAAAAACTCTTCATTGCTGCTTTTCATCACAGGCATACCTACAGGATCCTTGGCATTAAATACATTCCTTATTCGATCAGAATCAACACATGAGTTTGAAATCAAAGCGACGATAAAAACAAGCAGAATATTCCTCATAACTATTTTTTAAATGCGTTTGAGATTTTTTCTGCCTTTCTAGATTCTGAATAATCATAAAAACCTTCTCCGGATTTCACACCTTTTTTGCCGGCCATGACCATATTCACCAATAGCGGACATGGAGCATATTTAGGATTCTTAAAGCCATCGTACATCACGTTGAGGATGGAAAGACAAACATCTAGTCCTATAAAATCTGCCAATTGTAATGGCCCCATCGGGTGTGCCATTCCTAGTTTCATTACGGTATCGATTTCCTCCACACCAGCAACACCGTTGTACAAAGTTTCAATCGCTTCGTTGATCATAGGCATTAAAATCCTGTTCGCTACAAATCCAGGATAGTCATTTACCTCCATAGGAGTTTTCCCTAACTCCTCAGATAATTTCATGATCGTGTTTGTCACTTCATCGCTGGTGGAGTATCCTCGAATGATCTCGACCAACTTCATAATCGGTACTGGATTCATAAAGTGCATCCCAATGACCTTGTCAGGTCTTGAAGTTACTGCTGCAATTTGAGTAATGGAGATGGAAGAGGTATTAGTCGCAAGAATACAATTAGACGGAGCAGACTCGTCCATTTGCTTAAAAATCTTCAATTTCAAGTCCAGGTTTTCAGTCGCAGCTTCAACAATCAAATCTGCATTTTTAACGCCATCAGGAAGTGATGTGAAACTCTGGATGTTATCTAAGGTTTCCTTTTTGTCTGCTTCAGAAATCTTCTCTTTAGCGATCATTCGATCCAGGTTTTTACCAATGGTAGAAAGACCGCGATCAATGCTCTCTTGTGAAATGTCCACTAGAGAAACTTGAAAACCGGATTGTGCAAAGGTATGTGCGATGCCGTTCCCCATGGTTCCGGCGCCGATGACTGTGATATTTTTCATTTTATAGTATTATGTGTTATGTACAAAGTATTAAGATTGATTTGAACTACACAGCTGTTCTCGACTGCGCTCGAACTGAGATGATGTGTAATTCAGACTTCGTTTCTAAAGCGATTTGAAATTCTCTATAATTTTCAACGCGACATCTAATGCAGATGTTCCATCCTCTAGATTAACGATAGGTCTGGTATTGTTTTCAATGGCATCTGCAAAGGTTTCTAGCTCCATTAAAATGGCGTTTGATTCTTCAATATCAGGGTTGTCAAAGTAGATTTGCTTTTTGATGCCTTCTGCATTTTGTAGAATCATATCAAAATCTCCTGGAACTTCCGGAGCATCTTTCATGCGGACCACCTCAACTTTTTTAGTTAGAAAATCTACTGATATGTAGGCATCCCGTTGAAAAAACCGGGCCTTACGCATTTTCTTTAGGCTGATCCTACTGGCTGTTAAATTAGCCACACAACCATTCTCAAACTCGATACGGGCATTAGCAATATCTGGAGTTTCAGAAATGACACTCACCCCACTAGAACTTACGGACTTCACAGGACTTTTCACGACGCTCAAAATAGCGTCAATATCATGAATCATTAAGTCTAATACCACGCTCACATCTGTTCCTCGCGGGTTAAATTCTGCCAGACGGTGCGTTTCAATAAACATCGGGTTTTCAATGCGGTCTTGCACAGTCCTGAAGGCATCGTTGAATCGCTCAACATGTCCTACTTGCCCTTTGACATTATGCTTTCGCGAAAGCGATATTAACTCTTGAGCCTCTGCAACGGTAACCGTTATGGGTTTCTCAATAAATAAATGCTTTCCAGCCTCTAGAACTTTCTTGCCGCTCTCGTGATGGTAGGTGGTAGGAGTGACTACATCTATCATGTCACAGGCTGCGATGAGCTCGTCTATATCAGGAAAATAGGTGTATCCCAAGGAGGCTTCTACCTCTCGTGCGTACTCTGGATTAGAATCGTAAAAACCGACTAGCTCATAGCGGTCGGATTGCTGCAATAATTTCAAATGGATTTTTCCCAAATGTCCTGCGCCTAGAACGCCTGCCTTCAACATAAATGGTGTGTTTCCCACAAAAATAGGGATTTAGATGGTTAGTTGATGAGTCTTTGAGCTGTGAGTCTGTGAGTTTTGTTTTTTTGGGCGTTTCCATCCCGCTTTTGGCGGGATAGTCGGGCTTTACGTTGCAAGTCCTCGTCCCGCTTGTGGCGGGACTGTGGGCTTTTCACTTCAATCCCTAACGCATCTAAATTCAAAATTCTAATCGACCATCTGGCATTTGATTTTTTGAACATTGCAACTACTACAGCTGTGAATAAGTACGTTTAAATAGGTTGTAGAAAACCACAAGTTTTGAGGTCGTAATTTTACTTTTGTGTCATCAAGGATGATTTTATACATAAAGGGAAACGGCGCCATCTAGTTCAATTGATGCGCGATAAGGGCATTGCGGACACTACTGTGCTGGACGCAATGAATAAAGTGCCACGTCATTTGTTTCTGGACAGTTCCTTTTTAGAACATGCCTATAAAAACAAGGCATTTCCTATAGGGGCAGATCAAACGATTTCGCATCCCTACACGGTCGCCTTTCAAAGCGAATTATTGCGCGTACAACCAGGCGATAAGATTCTAGAAATAGGGACTGGTAGCGGTTATCAATGTGCTGTTCTTCTAGAAATGAAATTACAAGTGTATACGATTGAACGCCAAAACGAATTGTTCAAACGTACCAGCTCTCTTTTTAGAAAACTACAGTACCGTCCACGTAAGTTTGTGTTTGGTGATGGTTATAAGGGTCTGCCTGAAGAGGCGCCTTTTGATGCCATAATCGTGACCTGTGGCGCACCAGAAATTCCAGATGCTTTATTGAGCCAATTAAAAATAGGAGGCAGGCTTGTGATTCCCGTGGGAGTAGATCATCAAATAATGACGCTAGTCGTGCGCAATTCTGAAACTGACTTTTCAAAGACGACTTATGGCGAATTTAGGTTTGTTCCCTTTCTAGGAGGGAAAGAGTGAATTTGATAGGATGCACCTAGAGCTGGGTATTAAATCAGGTTTCCTGCAAGGATACGCCATACCTCTCTGTTGCTTTTTCTAAATTAGAGGATAGGGATTCTAACCAATTCATATGGTTGGCAATCAGATAGGCCTCCTGCAACCTGTGAAGGGTTTCCGTATCTAATTCTGTATTTCCTTTTTTGATGTTTTCATCCCGTAGATTAGACAGCTGTTCATATTTCTCTAATAAGCTTTCTTGGGCCTCTTCAATGGTTTCTTCTTCCATTTTAGAATCTAAAGGTTCTTGATCTAAACGATCTACAGATCGTTGCAGCGCATTGGTTATTTTATGCAGCAACGTATTGAAACCTTCAGAAGCAGGTGTCGTTTGATGATTGATGATAAAATTACCTATGGAGGCAATAGCACTGATCATGGTTTGATTGAGCGTCACCATTTCGTATATCAATTGAAATTCCTTTCGCTTTGATTCTGGTTCTTGAGTCAATCGTTGGAAGGCAGCGTTCAAATTGCTTACCGCTAAAAAGGCATTCTTTCTGGCCAGATTATACGGTAATTTATAAGCAGTGCGATCTTGATACAATTTCTGAGTGGCCAGCAAATACTCTCTATTCATTTCAAGAGCATTGAGCAATTTAGGCTTCAATGTGTTTGCTTCCCAACTGGGCAAAATCGTATAGTTAGCGATTACAGCAATGACAGCACCTATCACAGTGTCGAGAACGCGGTATTGAATCACCTCAAAAGCATCTGGATTTATAAGTGAATACAAAAAGACAATACTAAGCGTGATCAACGCTGCTGCAGACTTGTAATTAAGCTGCAACATGGCAAAGGCTAGGATTAATGAGAAGTAAGCTAGCAGTGCATAGACTACCGTGTTTTGCGTGAGTAACACGACTCCTACAGCAATCGCTGCACCTATAAGCGTACCGATGATACGATCTTTTGAGCGCGCCTTAGTGAGTCCATAGCTGGGTCGCATGATTACAATAATGGTGAGCAAGATCCAGTAGGTATTTTGAATCTCAAAAAAGTAACCTAATGCATAGGCAAAAACCATGGCTATAGTGAGGCGCAAAGAATGCCGGAACATGTTAGATTTCCAGTTTAAATTTTGCCACAGCACGTTCCATCGATATTCCTGCAAGGTCAAGAACTTGCTGGAATCCTGCCTTTTCAAAGACACTCTCGAGGCATCCTTAACATTGGCCATCACCCGCCTGATCGCTCTTATTTCTTGTAGCAATTGTTCTTGATAATCGTATAAATTTTTAAGGATTAATGCACCTTCACGTGCTTCAGGTAACTTCACTACCTCTATAAAATCTGTTATGGAGGTATTGGCTTTCGCCAAAGCGTGCAAAAGGACATTCTTCTTAGGTATTTTGTCTTTTTGTATGAGCAGTTCCGCAAGACGGATCAAGTGATTCCCCATGACCTTGTTCAGCTTTTTAGAGGCTTTTAGAAATCGTTTGTGGTCTTCAAAAACGTCATCAATAATTTCATAATTCAAATGCTTCGCTTCAATAAGCTCAAATATTTTGATGGAAGACAAAAATATCAACAATTGTTTTTCTTCATACCTAGATCTCCCAGAACGCTTACGGGCGGTGAGCAAGGTTTCTCGTAAGGTTTCTTGCTTTTCATTGATCTGCGTCTGCAACGCAAAGGTTTTCTTTAAGCGATCATCTCTTTTCTCTTTCTTAGAGAGTAATTTACCTCGCAGTTTTAAGTATTCTCCCAGTAAGAGTAGGGTATCTGACAACAGCTGATTCTCATCCTTTTTAGGCGACAACCTTTGAAAAACCATAGAGACTATCAAGTACCATAGCCCACCTATGCCCATTAGTGCTACTTGAAGCAAAATTTCCACAGCTGACTCTTTCTGCACTGCAAATGCAATCACTAATGCCAGCAAACCAGAAAATGATACCAGAGAAGCTCTAAATCCATAAACAGAGATAAGAGCTACTAAGAAGGTGATCAACGCAATAGCTGCCAATAAAAAAGGAAAAAAGGGTTTCAAAAACAGAATAATGGTCGTGATGACCATGGTCAATAAAATACTTACTAAAATGGCGTTTACCTTACGCTTGTAACTTCCAGGTACATCACCAGGAGCATTCAAAAACGCTCCTACAACCACGGCGGGAGCATATTCAAAAAGACCTAGAAGATACAAGACGCCAAAAGGTACTGCAATCGCAACTCCCAAGCGTATACCACGATCAAAGTTGGTGCTCTTAAGAAATAATTCTAATTGTTTGAATTTTTCGTTCAAAGGATTTGCAATTTATCGGGAAAGTTAGAGCAAATATGATGGAGTGAAGGAAGGTTTAAGAAGCATTTCTAACTTCAACGAATAAGTCATTTCAAAAATTCAGTTCTAAAACTTCTATTTACTAATTTACTTTAGCATCCGCCCTCGAGGAGCATCGGCCTCTTGTAAGACAATATCAGAATGTAAAAATTGAGCCGCTGCAGCAGAATCTTTGACTTTACGGGCACTACGTTTCATCATTTCAGATTCAAAAGGTTGAAGCACATGTTTCCTCAAGTCATCACTTTTTTTACTAGATCCCGGCTGGCAGCCTTTAGTGATTTCCCGTGCAAGCGATAGGGCGTCTAACAAGGCCTGGTTTGCTCCTTGACCTTTAAAAGGACTCATAGGGTGCGCTGCATCACCTAATAAGGTCACTGCTCCGCAATTTTTTAAATGTTCTAGTTGAAGTAGTTCTCTATCGTACACGGGATATCCAGATACTTGCTTCACAGCAGTAGCTTCTATGATTTGAGGTATGGGATGGTGCCAGGAGGACGTGATGCGATGCGCTTCTTCTTTTAGAGAGAATGAACCTTGCGAACTCAGGGCTTTCGCTTCTTTCTCTGTTAAGGGATAACTCAATTGCCACATGATGGAATCTTTATTATAAGGCATCATATAGATGCGTTCCTGACCATTAGCTGTTTGAAAAACTGTAGCCGAATCTAGCAATTCACTATCAAAATCGCCAAGTCTAGACAATGGACAAATTCCTAAGATAACGATACAATCAAGGTATTGTAAGGGCGCTTTAGTGTCTAGTACAAAATCTCGCACTGCACTTCGTATTCCATCGGCTCCTACGACCATACCTGCCTTAATTTTTTTTAGCGTTCCATTGAATTGAAAACTCAAGTCAATGGAATCAGAGCCAGTATGGAGTGCTACTAGTTGATGTCCCCATCTTATGGATTGGGATTCTTTTAGTTGTTGTAGTAAGGCCAGTCGCAAAGATTGTCTGGCGATGTGAATATTTGTTCGCTTAGCTTCTGAGGTTTCATTGGACTCCATCCATTTTCTCAAGCCCCATTCTCCTAAAATCGTTCCGTCTGTATGATGAACTACATGACGGGTAGAAACCACGCCGTCTTTAAGAGAGGTGATGCCAAAACCATCCATCGCTTTACTTGCTTGTTGCAAGGTGAGTCCGTAGCCTTGGGATCTTGCGTCAAAACTATCGTCGCGTTCAAATAGCGTGAACGGTATCCCGCGATGCAGGCAAGCTACAGCTAAAGCGGTACCGCCTATACCGCCACCTATGATGGCTACATGTGGGTAGCGTTCTGTATCAGCTTCAGGTGCTTTTTCGTCAGGCAATAGTCCAGATCCTGAGCAGTGGGAACAAGTGGTCAGGTGGCCTTTAGGTGGTGTGGGGATCTCAGTCGCTCCATTGGACTTTTTAAAGTCTATCAGTGCTTGTTGATAGCGCAATTTTGCTTTCTTGCGTATGCGTTGGCTTTTTTTACCACGTCCTTGGCATTTGGGACACATGCTCCAGCTTCCTTGATGTTTTTTTGGTTGTAGTTCACCCATGCCCACAAAGGTACTACATCGCAGAAAGGCTTTATGATTTGATGCGTTTGTGAAGAAGTTCGCTTTCGCGAAAGCGTAAACTTTAAAGATCTCAGAACCTATGACGAAATCTTTAAGTATATCTTTTGCATTGCAATCTTTTCAAAAGTCACAAGTGTCGTTTCTTTACAGCCAAAATTCAAGTAGATGAAATCATTGCAAATGATTCTTTCCAACCGAAACTATTTTGCTCCTTCCTGGGTGTTTTCATCTGTGAATATATTGATAGGTACGTGGATTTTATACATTCCTCACATCAAAATGAAATTTGCGCTGGATGATTCCCAGGTAGGTTTTGCGCTATTTTTTACGGCTATCGGATTGCTTATCTCTATTCCTTTCGTACCGTATTTGAACAAAAAGCTGGGTGTAGGTCGCAGTACGCAAATAGGCATTTTAGTTCTAGCCGTATTGTTCAATCTTCCGCTTTTGGCGGCTAATTACATAAGTCTTTGTGGGAGCTTGTTGCTCACTGGAATTTTGTCTGGTTTTACAAGTACCTCGATGAATTCCTTGGTTTCTATTATTGAAAACAGAAATAACAACAACTTCATGTCTGCGGCACACGGGTTTTTCAGCCTCGGCGGATTCTTAGGTGCTGGAATAGGTAGTTTTCTGATCTTACAGTTCTCTAATCCTAGTTATCACATGCTGTTGATGTCCTCACTGGTGATTGTTACAAATCTTTTCTTATCAAAAAATTACAGTGCTATTAAAGAAGCACCACAGTCAGAGCACCAAGAAAAAACAAATATTTTCAAGAATATCAATCCTGTGTTTGGGCTCTCGATTATAGCTTTTATAATCTTTTTTAATGAAGGTGCCGTGGAGCACTGGAGCAATTTATTCTTGTTTGACATGGTTCAGGTAACAGAAAGCCAAGCAGGATATGGGTTTGTGATTTTCTCGTTAACGATGACGCTGGGAAGATTTCTGGGGGATGGCGTGAGTAGGAGGTTGGGCTCTATAAAAACCATGGGAGCTGGTTTGATCATCGCAGCGATGGCTTATTTACTGATCTTGACAGCAGACTTATTTATCAGCGTTCTAGGGTTTGGGGTCTTAGGTTTAGGTATTTCTGTAATCATTCCTGAACTGTTTCGAATGGCGGGCAGGTCTAAGCAATTGAGTACATCGGTAGCAATTTCGGTGGTGTCAGGTATTGGGTTTTTAGGTTTTTTAGTCGGTCCTGTATTGTTAGGGTTTATATCTAACTGGAGTAGTTTGATGATGAGCTATGTATTCCTATTGCTTTTAATAATCACTGCTTTTGCTCTTGTAGTTTTCCGATTGAGATCAAAGTATTCAGCATCAAAGACTGAGATTACTGAGTGATTTTTTATGTTTGAGTAAGTGAAAACGCTAGTCCGCTGAGAGCCAATGCAACACATTCCTCACAAATTCAATATTTTCTAATGCCGCTGGGGTATTGAAACCTACTTTAAAGGTGTTCCCATTTTGAGAAATCGTTTGAGCTGTAAATAATGCTGCTTCTCCAAATACGGCTATTTTCCCTTTACCGTAATTCATAATCGCGCCTTGATACTGATCCTTAAGATTCACTTGTAAGGTGGAATCATCAAATTGCCACGCAATCTCAGGAACAAGACATCGATCATTTTGATTGAATTTTAGGATCCCAAGAGCTTCATCAGGCTTCCTGAAAGAGGATCCTGTGAATGAAATGACTTTATGGACAGCAGCTCCATAGGTCCCATCTGTCAGGATGCTGTTTGCTAGTCTGTTGTTTTCAACTGTGAAGGCTTCATATCCTTGATCTTTATCAGATAACTGTGCAAATCCATCACAAAAATCAAAACCGAATGCATTGGCCAGCTCGTTTGCAGCGCCGGCAAAAGGCATGTGGTCTGCAATGAGAAGCAATCTTCCGCCATTATTAACCCAAGACTTGATCGTAAGAATTTCATCTTCCGCAAAAGCTGGATAGATAGGACGCCTCCAATTCCCCTGATTTTTAGAATTGATGGGGTTAGCGATGACCAGCACCTTAACTTCACTTAATGCAGTGTTTGAGCTGAATTTTACAAGCTGGTATCCATCTCGTTCTGCCAGTTTAGCAAAAGGAGCAAAGCCACCATCCAGCTGATGTAAATTGTTGTGTTTTCCATCAATGTAAATGATAGGAGCGTCATTGCCGCTATAGCGCGGATTGTCAAATTGAAACTGGAAAAGGGTATCCGGCTGCTGTTGTGCCTGCATGGAGGTGATGGCACATATACCTAATAAGGCGGTAAGTAAGAGTTTGCTGTACATATTATAACCCCAATTCTTTTTCAATACTACTTCATTATTATTTGTCAATTGCTGTAGCGAGCAAATTTAAAATTGCCAATCTTTGAAATGGGCTCCATTTTTATTGCTCATATTTCTTAAAATATAAACTGAAGGTGGTACCCTTATCTACTTCACTTTTCACTTCAATTTTCCCGTCCATAGCCTCAATTTGATTTTTAGTAATGAACAAGCCTATACCTTTTGCATCCTTGTTGCCGTGAAATGTTTTGTACATTCCAAACAGCTTTTTACCAAATTGTTTTAAGTCAATTCCAGTTCCATTGTCTTGTACGTGTAGTATAATAAAATCCTCAGTTTCCTCACTGGTAAAAACAACGGTGCTTTGACGTTCCTTGGAACCGTATTTAATTCCATTGGTAATTAGGTTCAGGAGGATACTATCTACATAGGAGGCAACTCCTAATATCATCAATCCTTCATCGACGTTATTTGTGATATCTGTGTCTGAGTTTTGAGCAAAAAAGGTATTACTTGCTATTGAATTTTCTACCGCCTGGTTTAAATCAATAGGTTTGAGGTTGTCTTTAACGCTGGTGTTGATGGTTACAATCTCATTTAAATGATTGATCGTCTCTTTTAAATTGCTAGAAGCTGTCAATAAATGTGAAAACAACTCGTCTGTTTCGAACTCTGTATGTTCCATGATAAAAATACTTAGGAGCATCTCAAAATTAGTGGAATGGGATTTTAAGTTATGGGATACGATATGTGCAAAGTTGTTGAGCCGTTCATTTTGCTCCCTCGTTTGCTCAATAGTTTTAGTCAACTCTAATTCCTTTTCTTTTAGTGAAGTAACGTCAGTGTGCGCTCCTAACATTCGTATGGGCTTGCCTTCATCATCACGTATGGCAAGACCGCGACATTGTATCCATACGGTATGACCTTCTTTATGTTTGTATCTGACTGTTTGATCATAAGGAAAGTCAGGATTCTGAAAATGCTTTTGGCAATTCTCCACCGCTAGCTCTAGATCTTCAGGATCAATAATACTTTGCCATGCAGCTGCCTTATGCGGCATTTTTTCAGGATCGTAACCTAGGGTAGTCCAAAATTTTGGATTCATCCATTCCTCTTCCATGTTTTCAATATCCCAATACCACAATCCGTCGAGCGCAGAGTCTTGGATAAAATCAAATATTTTAGGGTCTTTTTGTATTAATTTGTACAGTTCTTTTTTGAGATAGTTCATTCAAAGACTAATTAAGGGGGGTTTTTACTTTAATCCAATTGTTACATAATGTACAACTTTCATCAAACACCTATTTTTATAGGCCTGCTTTTAACATATATTCAATGGAATCAATGTGAATTGAAACGGAGGTAAAAATCTACGTACAAGAAGAACGCAGCTATTTAAAACTAGATTTGAAAAACTAAGCTAAATTGAATTATAAAATCATTACAACCACGACAACTAATTTTTTCTTGTTCTGGAAACTTCTATCGATCAGTGTCTTTGTGGCGTTCATAAGCTGTAA of the Nonlabens marinus S1-08 genome contains:
- a CDS encoding FUSC family protein; amino-acid sequence: MNEKFKQLELFLKSTNFDRGIRLGVAIAVPFGVLYLLGLFEYAPAVVVGAFLNAPGDVPGSYKRKVNAILVSILLTMVITTIILFLKPFFPFLLAAIALITFLVALISVYGFRASLVSFSGLLALVIAFAVQKESAVEILLQVALMGIGGLWYLIVSMVFQRLSPKKDENQLLSDTLLLLGEYLKLRGKLLSKKEKRDDRLKKTFALQTQINEKQETLRETLLTARKRSGRSRYEEKQLLIFLSSIKIFELIEAKHLNYEIIDDVFEDHKRFLKASKKLNKVMGNHLIRLAELLIQKDKIPKKNVLLHALAKANTSITDFIEVVKLPEAREGALILKNLYDYQEQLLQEIRAIRRVMANVKDASRVSLKRQDSSKFLTLQEYRWNVLWQNLNWKSNMFRHSLRLTIAMVFAYALGYFFEIQNTYWILLTIIVIMRPSYGLTKARSKDRIIGTLIGAAIAVGVVLLTQNTVVYALLAYFSLILAFAMLQLNYKSAAALITLSIVFLYSLINPDAFEVIQYRVLDTVIGAVIAVIANYTILPSWEANTLKPKLLNALEMNREYLLATQKLYQDRTAYKLPYNLARKNAFLAVSNLNAAFQRLTQEPESKRKEFQLIYEMVTLNQTMISAIASIGNFIINHQTTPASEGFNTLLHKITNALQRSVDRLDQEPLDSKMEEETIEEAQESLLEKYEQLSNLRDENIKKGNTELDTETLHRLQEAYLIANHMNWLESLSSNLEKATERYGVSLQET
- a CDS encoding FAD-dependent oxidoreductase, with product MGELQPKKHQGSWSMCPKCQGRGKKSQRIRKKAKLRYQQALIDFKKSNGATEIPTPPKGHLTTCSHCSGSGLLPDEKAPEADTERYPHVAIIGGGIGGTALAVACLHRGIPFTLFERDDSFDARSQGYGLTLQQASKAMDGFGITSLKDGVVSTRHVVHHTDGTILGEWGLRKWMESNETSEAKRTNIHIARQSLRLALLQQLKESQSIRWGHQLVALHTGSDSIDLSFQFNGTLKKIKAGMVVGADGIRSAVRDFVLDTKAPLQYLDCIVILGICPLSRLGDFDSELLDSATVFQTANGQERIYMMPYNKDSIMWQLSYPLTEKEAKALSSQGSFSLKEEAHRITSSWHHPIPQIIEATAVKQVSGYPVYDRELLQLEHLKNCGAVTLLGDAAHPMSPFKGQGANQALLDALSLAREITKGCQPGSSKKSDDLRKHVLQPFESEMMKRSARKVKDSAAAAQFLHSDIVLQEADAPRGRMLK
- a CDS encoding DUF1015 domain-containing protein; its protein translation is MPTVKPFKATRSTPDKAAHLISRSYQDYSVEELEMQLKYNPFSFLQILNPGYKFSHEITGEERFNLVRNRFLEFKEEGYLMQEEQPAFYIYENTDPHHSYTGIIAGTSVVDYADNKIKKHEDTLSHREILFKDYLKIVGFNAEPVLLTYQDDAEVNRIIAQVKDTFPVYDFATTDSNRHKIWAVTDPAICSMIEKRFAEKSELYIADGHHRSASSHLLSQEMGDQHESYNYFMSFLIAESQLNIYEFNRMVTDLNGLSKEAFLIQLDQHFRIKNHDLEIYKPSKKHHFCMYLDGEFYSLYLRKDIHKIETPLDDLDTQMLYDLILKPILGIEDLRNDNRIDYSYGKSDLLVMKSKIDKGAYAVGFGLFPATVDQMKSIADADLKMPPKSTYIRPKLPSGFIIYEFENE
- a CDS encoding MFS transporter, translating into MKSLQMILSNRNYFAPSWVFSSVNILIGTWILYIPHIKMKFALDDSQVGFALFFTAIGLLISIPFVPYLNKKLGVGRSTQIGILVLAVLFNLPLLAANYISLCGSLLLTGILSGFTSTSMNSLVSIIENRNNNNFMSAAHGFFSLGGFLGAGIGSFLILQFSNPSYHMLLMSSLVIVTNLFLSKNYSAIKEAPQSEHQEKTNIFKNINPVFGLSIIAFIIFFNEGAVEHWSNLFLFDMVQVTESQAGYGFVIFSLTMTLGRFLGDGVSRRLGSIKTMGAGLIIAAMAYLLILTADLFISVLGFGVLGLGISVIIPELFRMAGRSKQLSTSVAISVVSGIGFLGFLVGPVLLGFISNWSSLMMSYVFLLLLIITAFALVVFRLRSKYSASKTEITE
- a CDS encoding 3-hydroxyacyl-CoA dehydrogenase family protein; translated protein: MKNITVIGAGTMGNGIAHTFAQSGFQVSLVDISQESIDRGLSTIGKNLDRMIAKEKISEADKKETLDNIQSFTSLPDGVKNADLIVEAATENLDLKLKIFKQMDESAPSNCILATNTSSISITQIAAVTSRPDKVIGMHFMNPVPIMKLVEIIRGYSTSDEVTNTIMKLSEELGKTPMEVNDYPGFVANRILMPMINEAIETLYNGVAGVEEIDTVMKLGMAHPMGPLQLADFIGLDVCLSILNVMYDGFKNPKYAPCPLLVNMVMAGKKGVKSGEGFYDYSESRKAEKISNAFKK
- a CDS encoding protein-L-isoaspartate(D-aspartate) O-methyltransferase; amino-acid sequence: MKDDFIHKGKRRHLVQLMRDKGIADTTVLDAMNKVPRHLFLDSSFLEHAYKNKAFPIGADQTISHPYTVAFQSELLRVQPGDKILEIGTGSGYQCAVLLEMKLQVYTIERQNELFKRTSSLFRKLQYRPRKFVFGDGYKGLPEEAPFDAIIVTCGAPEIPDALLSQLKIGGRLVIPVGVDHQIMTLVVRNSETDFSKTTYGEFRFVPFLGGKE
- a CDS encoding Gfo/Idh/MocA family protein; translated protein: MLKAGVLGAGHLGKIHLKLLQQSDRYELVGFYDSNPEYAREVEASLGYTYFPDIDELIAACDMIDVVTPTTYHHESGKKVLEAGKHLFIEKPITVTVAEAQELISLSRKHNVKGQVGHVERFNDAFRTVQDRIENPMFIETHRLAEFNPRGTDVSVVLDLMIHDIDAILSVVKSPVKSVSSSGVSVISETPDIANARIEFENGCVANLTASRISLKKMRKARFFQRDAYISVDFLTKKVEVVRMKDAPEVPGDFDMILQNAEGIKKQIYFDNPDIEESNAILMELETFADAIENNTRPIVNLEDGTSALDVALKIIENFKSL